In one Trichlorobacter lovleyi SZ genomic region, the following are encoded:
- a CDS encoding diacylglycerol/lipid kinase family protein has translation MPIVHVVFNPASGSYSSRKAEQILNQLRAVGLDPQPLLPRSLAESMQAVAELCKQSTPPTIIAVGGDGTINTVINSMQQGRATLGVIPLGTANVMARELGISSRQDAIARIARGTLRPFSVGEASSAAGTRRFVLMAGIGADAAAVADVRSSEKRLLGKGAYILSALRHCLNWDSGRLTVTIGQQQRSCHSLLVANAAHYAGPYRLAPHASLFASHFELVPLLFRGPSDLLRFAGSVFIHGTYEAADAFCTSQEPILIEGDKPVQLDGDSFGTTPLTIRLIPDFNNLIV, from the coding sequence ATGCCGATTGTACACGTTGTCTTCAATCCAGCATCAGGCAGCTACTCTTCCCGTAAGGCAGAACAGATCCTCAACCAACTCAGGGCTGTCGGACTTGATCCGCAGCCCCTGCTTCCCCGGAGCCTTGCAGAATCCATGCAGGCAGTCGCAGAACTCTGTAAACAGTCCACCCCACCCACCATCATCGCTGTCGGCGGTGACGGCACCATCAACACCGTCATCAACAGCATGCAGCAAGGTCGCGCCACCCTGGGGGTCATTCCCCTTGGCACCGCCAATGTCATGGCCCGGGAACTGGGCATCTCCTCCCGGCAGGACGCCATTGCGCGGATAGCCCGCGGTACGCTGCGTCCTTTTTCAGTCGGTGAAGCCAGCTCCGCTGCCGGTACCAGGCGCTTTGTCCTGATGGCCGGGATCGGTGCCGATGCCGCCGCCGTGGCGGATGTCCGGTCATCTGAAAAACGCCTGCTGGGCAAAGGAGCCTACATCCTCTCGGCGCTGCGCCACTGCCTCAACTGGGACAGCGGCCGCTTGACCGTTACGATCGGCCAACAGCAGCGCAGCTGCCACAGCCTGCTGGTTGCCAATGCCGCCCATTATGCCGGTCCCTACCGTCTCGCCCCCCATGCCAGCCTGTTTGCCTCCCATTTTGAACTTGTCCCGCTGCTGTTTCGCGGCCCCTCGGATCTGCTCCGCTTTGCCGGCTCTGTCTTCATTCACGGAACATACGAAGCAGCTGATGCCTTCTGCACGTCTCAGGAACCGATCCTGATTGAAGGAGACAAACCGGTCCAACTGGATGGCGACTCCTTCGGTACAACACCGCTCACCATCCGGCTGATACCGGACTTTAATAACCTGATTGTTTAG
- the trpC gene encoding indole-3-glycerol phosphate synthase TrpC → MSSPPDILKTIVAHKKEEVAAARLAASLDELKVRISDLEDTPRGFERHLREAVASDWTAIIAEVKKGSPSKGVIREDFDPLEIAEIYQNNGATCLSVLTDEKFFLGHLRFLALIREQVGLPMLRKDFIIDPFQVYEARAAGADAILLIASILEPQQIVDLAGIARSVHLDVLLEVHDEAEMEVACSTDIGLIGVNNRNLRTFVTDLGTTERLARMLPAGRLLVAESGINNRADIERLQAGGAGAFLVGESLMREEDIGAKLQELLS, encoded by the coding sequence ATGAGCTCTCCCCCTGATATCCTTAAAACCATTGTTGCCCATAAAAAGGAAGAAGTCGCTGCAGCGCGTCTGGCCGCCTCGCTGGATGAGCTGAAGGTCAGGATCTCTGACCTTGAAGACACCCCGCGTGGTTTTGAACGCCACCTGCGGGAGGCGGTTGCCTCAGACTGGACCGCCATCATTGCCGAGGTCAAGAAAGGCTCCCCCAGCAAAGGGGTCATCCGCGAAGACTTTGATCCGCTGGAGATCGCCGAGATCTACCAGAACAACGGCGCCACCTGCCTTTCCGTCCTGACCGATGAAAAGTTCTTTCTGGGGCATCTGCGCTTTCTGGCCCTGATCCGCGAACAGGTCGGCCTGCCGATGCTGCGTAAAGACTTCATCATTGATCCGTTTCAGGTCTATGAGGCACGCGCTGCCGGTGCCGATGCCATCCTGCTGATCGCCTCCATCCTGGAACCGCAGCAGATCGTTGATCTGGCCGGTATTGCCCGGTCCGTGCATCTGGATGTCCTGCTGGAGGTGCATGATGAAGCAGAGATGGAGGTTGCCTGCAGCACCGACATCGGCCTGATCGGTGTCAACAACCGCAACCTGCGCACCTTTGTTACGGATCTGGGCACCACTGAACGGCTGGCCAGAATGCTGCCTGCCGGACGCCTGCTGGTGGCTGAAAGCGGTATCAACAACCGGGCCGATATTGAACGGCTGCAGGCAGGCGGTGCCGGTGCCTTTCTGGTTGGTGAATCCCTGATGCGGGAAGAAGATATCGGCGCAAAACTACAAGAACTGCTTTCTTAG
- the trpD gene encoding anthranilate phosphoribosyltransferase, which produces MIRQAIAKVVELRDLSEGEMIEVMNQIMSGECTPAQIGSFITALRMKGETIAEISGAARVMRERATPIRVGRNVLDIDRDDINLDQETILDVVGTGGDGTNTFNISTTVSFIVSACGVKVAKHGNRSVSSACGSADVLEKLGVNLDVTPEQVERCINEIGIGFLFAPALHGAMKHAIGPRREIGIRTIFNILGPLTNPANADCQVMGVYREELVAKMAGVLHHLGCKRGFVVHGRDGMDEITLTGETAAAEVSPEGVRLFTITPEEFGFSRCSMQALKGGDAVANAAIVRAVLGGEPGPRREIVLLNAGFALLAAGRCATVAAGIDLAAQAIDSGAALMQIEKLATLTN; this is translated from the coding sequence ATGATCAGACAGGCAATTGCCAAAGTGGTTGAACTACGTGACCTGAGCGAAGGTGAGATGATCGAGGTGATGAACCAGATCATGTCCGGTGAATGTACCCCGGCCCAGATCGGTTCATTTATCACCGCCCTGCGGATGAAGGGCGAAACCATTGCAGAGATCAGCGGCGCCGCGCGAGTCATGCGGGAACGTGCCACACCGATCCGGGTCGGCCGCAACGTACTGGACATTGATCGCGATGATATCAACCTTGATCAGGAGACCATCCTGGATGTGGTTGGTACCGGCGGTGACGGCACCAACACCTTCAATATCTCCACCACGGTTTCCTTTATTGTCTCGGCCTGCGGCGTCAAGGTGGCCAAGCATGGCAACCGTTCCGTCTCCTCTGCCTGCGGCAGCGCCGATGTGCTTGAGAAGCTGGGGGTCAACCTGGACGTCACCCCGGAGCAGGTTGAGCGCTGTATCAATGAGATCGGCATCGGCTTCCTGTTTGCCCCGGCCCTGCATGGCGCCATGAAACATGCCATCGGTCCCCGCAGGGAAATCGGCATCCGCACCATCTTTAACATCCTGGGGCCGCTGACCAATCCGGCCAATGCCGATTGCCAGGTGATGGGGGTCTACCGGGAGGAACTGGTTGCAAAAATGGCCGGTGTGCTGCATCACCTGGGCTGCAAGCGCGGCTTTGTGGTCCATGGCAGGGATGGAATGGATGAGATCACCCTGACCGGCGAGACCGCCGCTGCAGAAGTCAGCCCTGAAGGTGTCCGCCTGTTTACCATCACGCCGGAAGAGTTCGGTTTCAGCCGCTGCAGCATGCAGGCGCTGAAGGGGGGCGATGCCGTTGCCAACGCGGCTATTGTCCGTGCCGTCCTTGGAGGCGAGCCGGGGCCGCGGCGCGAGATCGTCCTGCTGAATGCAGGCTTTGCCCTGCTGGCTGCCGGACGCTGCGCAACGGTTGCAGCAGGCATTGACCTGGCTGCGCAGGCCATTGATTCAGGTGCTGCCCTCATGCAGATTGAAAAACTGGCCACACTCACCAACTAA
- a CDS encoding response regulator gives MGSISILLADDSITIQKVVSIIFGSDDYTLTVVDNGKAAVQKAQELQPDVLLIDALMPGMSGYEVCEAIRKDAVLATKPVLLLTGSFEPFDEDKARQCGADDHIVKPFESQQIVARVQELYQLGLSRAGGAVAAPAPEPPPELPQMEAAVAEEPFVFETTAPAFTEEPSLTEPMAAFEPAAEPAAFFAAPAVEPEPARSLDDPWGAFTQQPAAAAEEPPASPFDTVQPDVMALMSDESADLPAEQSGHESIGASWVPVEEQTFEFREEVASAPSLIVEEAAAAGTLPEPEQPFSPDAFEPVAVPEPVVEPIAEVPVQAVAPVAVAVEETAVAPQAAGAVALTDEQLKAALLSASKETIERIVWEVVPDLAEAMIKEAIKRITEAK, from the coding sequence ATGGGCAGCATCTCAATACTTCTGGCCGATGACAGTATCACCATCCAAAAAGTGGTCAGTATCATTTTTGGTTCTGATGACTACACCCTCACCGTTGTCGATAACGGCAAGGCCGCCGTGCAGAAGGCACAGGAGCTGCAGCCGGATGTGCTGCTGATCGATGCTCTGATGCCGGGTATGAGCGGTTATGAGGTCTGTGAAGCCATTCGCAAGGATGCCGTTCTTGCCACCAAACCGGTCCTGCTGTTGACCGGCTCCTTTGAGCCGTTTGATGAGGACAAGGCCCGTCAATGTGGTGCTGATGATCACATTGTAAAGCCGTTCGAGTCCCAGCAGATCGTTGCCAGGGTTCAGGAACTGTACCAGCTTGGTCTCAGCCGTGCCGGCGGGGCGGTGGCTGCCCCTGCTCCAGAACCGCCACCTGAGCTGCCTCAGATGGAAGCGGCGGTTGCTGAGGAGCCGTTTGTTTTTGAAACGACTGCTCCGGCCTTCACTGAAGAACCTTCCCTTACCGAGCCGATGGCAGCTTTTGAACCGGCTGCCGAGCCCGCTGCATTCTTTGCGGCACCGGCCGTTGAGCCTGAACCGGCACGTTCCCTTGACGATCCCTGGGGGGCCTTTACCCAGCAGCCTGCTGCTGCCGCTGAAGAGCCGCCTGCCTCTCCCTTTGATACCGTCCAGCCTGATGTCATGGCGCTTATGAGCGACGAAAGCGCTGATCTGCCCGCTGAACAGTCCGGCCATGAGAGCATTGGTGCTTCGTGGGTGCCGGTTGAGGAGCAGACCTTTGAGTTCCGTGAAGAAGTTGCCTCGGCACCCTCCCTGATCGTTGAGGAGGCGGCTGCTGCCGGTACGTTGCCCGAGCCTGAGCAACCGTTCAGCCCTGATGCCTTTGAGCCGGTGGCTGTTCCGGAGCCGGTTGTTGAGCCGATTGCCGAGGTACCGGTCCAGGCTGTTGCCCCGGTTGCCGTTGCTGTTGAAGAAACGGCAGTTGCTCCGCAGGCTGCCGGTGCGGTTGCCCTGACGGATGAGCAGTTGAAGGCCGCCCTTCTGTCGGCATCAAAAGAGACCATTGAACGGATCGTCTGGGAAGTGGTGCCTGATCTGGCAGAGGCCATGATCAAGGAAGCCATCAAGCGGATAACAGAAGCCAAATAA
- a CDS encoding serine hydrolase domain-containing protein: protein MKMHRITSSRLLGGFFLRLTAGLLVLIISSLPTPAVARAAAEQDPLQELGRTAVLDTMLQNAVRRGLISGAVVLIGNRNGALYTHAAGRAGFEAASPPLTTGTVFDVASLTKVFATTPAIIRLMDQGTLSLLDPLSRWFPEFEGKNITVLHLLTHTSGLHDGMLDPEAPLESAISRAAAQAGAVPAGTRFLYADINFILLGNLVRRITAFGLDGYCQDSFYRPLGMLHTGFNPAAKLNTAATLGGRNGVLNGVVQDPNARLLGGVAGHAGLFSTAEDLARFARMLLNEGELDGRRVLSARAVAQMTAPYYFRNGSIVRGLGWDRESPFSAPKGALFTEFSYGHTGYSGSSVWIDPEKDLYVILLTTRLDYRNRRSFNRLRSDISTLAAALFSGHKTGDDVQIPKNTGP from the coding sequence ATGAAGATGCACAGGATAACCTCAAGCCGCCTGCTGGGCGGCTTTTTTCTGCGCCTGACTGCGGGTCTGCTGGTGCTGATCATCAGCAGTCTGCCGACGCCGGCCGTTGCAAGGGCCGCTGCTGAACAGGACCCGCTGCAGGAACTCGGGCGGACCGCGGTGCTTGATACCATGCTGCAGAATGCAGTCAGACGCGGCCTGATCAGTGGTGCTGTGGTGCTGATCGGTAACCGCAACGGTGCCCTCTATACCCACGCAGCAGGACGTGCCGGTTTTGAAGCCGCTTCCCCGCCTCTGACCACCGGCACCGTCTTTGATGTTGCCTCCCTGACCAAGGTGTTTGCCACCACACCGGCCATTATCAGATTGATGGATCAAGGGACGCTCTCGCTGCTTGATCCGCTTTCACGCTGGTTTCCCGAGTTTGAAGGGAAAAATATCACCGTGCTGCACCTGCTGACCCATACCTCCGGGCTGCATGACGGCATGCTTGACCCTGAAGCACCGCTGGAAAGTGCCATCAGCCGTGCTGCTGCGCAAGCCGGAGCCGTGCCGGCCGGTACCCGCTTTCTCTACGCCGACATCAACTTTATCCTGCTCGGTAACCTGGTCCGCCGGATTACCGCCTTTGGCCTTGACGGCTACTGTCAGGACAGCTTCTATCGGCCGCTGGGGATGCTGCATACCGGCTTTAATCCTGCTGCAAAGCTCAATACTGCAGCAACGCTGGGTGGACGTAACGGCGTGCTGAACGGTGTCGTCCAGGATCCCAATGCCCGTTTGCTGGGGGGCGTGGCAGGCCATGCGGGGCTGTTCAGCACGGCTGAAGACCTGGCCCGTTTTGCGCGCATGCTGCTGAACGAAGGGGAACTTGATGGCCGCCGGGTGCTGTCCGCCAGGGCGGTCGCCCAGATGACCGCTCCGTACTACTTCAGAAACGGCAGCATTGTGCGCGGTCTTGGATGGGATCGGGAATCTCCCTTCTCCGCGCCGAAAGGCGCTCTTTTTACCGAGTTTTCCTATGGACATACCGGATACAGCGGCAGCTCGGTCTGGATAGATCCGGAAAAAGATCTCTACGTGATTTTATTGACAACCAGGCTTGATTATCGCAACAGGCGCAGTTTCAACCGGTTACGCAGCGACATCTCTACCCTCGCGGCGGCCCTGTTTAGCGGGCACAAAACGGGCGATGATGTACAAATACCGAAAAACACTGGTCCTTGA
- a CDS encoding DUF2914 domain-containing protein, whose amino-acid sequence MKKLLSVVCALCVCGLAVPLWAGSLSISELAVTTKVSKGKPIDAVHRISHRTVKALYCFTRTVTDDAAETTIRHVWLRGGQVVKETDLPIRGKRWRAYSTLPVDASSVGNWRVDVKDGAGTVIKSVEFRIH is encoded by the coding sequence ATGAAGAAACTGCTATCGGTTGTGTGTGCGCTGTGTGTGTGCGGTCTGGCAGTCCCGTTGTGGGCCGGGTCACTCAGTATCAGCGAACTGGCGGTCACCACCAAGGTTTCAAAGGGCAAGCCGATCGATGCGGTTCATCGTATTTCCCATCGCACCGTCAAGGCGCTCTACTGCTTTACCCGGACGGTAACCGACGACGCTGCCGAGACCACCATCAGGCACGTCTGGCTGCGGGGGGGGCAGGTGGTGAAGGAAACCGACCTGCCGATCAGGGGAAAACGCTGGCGGGCCTACAGTACCCTGCCGGTTGATGCCTCAAGCGTGGGCAACTGGCGGGTTGATGTCAAGGACGGGGCAGGAACGGTTATCAAATCAGTGGAGTTCAGGATACACTAA
- the argJ gene encoding bifunctional glutamate N-acetyltransferase/amino-acid acetyltransferase ArgJ, which produces MSLKGYTFSVVEAAIKKPGRKDLALIFSETPATAAAVFTTNAVKAAPVLLSAGRIAGGKAQALVVNSGNANACTGAQGMLDARETSRLLAAGLGIAEELVQVSSTGVIGVPLPMERLRNALPGLVAGCGSATIDDLAAAIMTTDTFPKAVQRTGCAAGVSYTVAGVAKGAGMIMPNMATMLSFVMTDAALAPELIDTLFRGAVDRSFNAITIDGDTSTNDTCLLMANGAAGTAVITAGSPEAEEFARLLDEVLLELAKLIVRDGEGATKFVEIRISGAASDADAKQAAMAVANSSLVKTAFFGQDANWGRIFAAVGYSGAKVDPDLLALWFDDVCMARAGVFSGGDAEAQGTEVLRKKEFRVQVDLGLGQGSATVYTSDLSHEYVSINADYRT; this is translated from the coding sequence ATGTCCTTAAAAGGTTATACATTCTCTGTTGTAGAGGCAGCCATCAAGAAACCGGGGCGTAAGGATCTGGCCCTGATCTTTTCCGAGACACCGGCAACAGCTGCAGCGGTCTTTACCACCAATGCGGTCAAGGCGGCTCCGGTGCTGCTGTCAGCCGGGCGGATTGCCGGTGGCAAGGCCCAGGCCCTGGTGGTAAACAGCGGCAACGCCAACGCCTGCACCGGCGCCCAGGGCATGCTGGATGCACGGGAAACCAGTCGGCTGCTGGCTGCAGGATTGGGGATTGCAGAAGAGCTGGTACAGGTCTCCTCCACCGGGGTGATCGGGGTGCCGCTGCCGATGGAGCGTCTGAGGAATGCGCTTCCGGGGCTGGTGGCAGGGTGCGGCAGTGCAACCATCGATGATCTGGCGGCTGCCATCATGACCACCGATACCTTTCCCAAGGCTGTCCAGCGGACCGGTTGCGCCGCCGGCGTCAGCTACACCGTGGCCGGGGTGGCCAAGGGTGCCGGCATGATCATGCCCAACATGGCCACCATGCTGTCGTTTGTGATGACCGACGCAGCGCTTGCCCCTGAGCTGATTGATACACTCTTCCGTGGTGCTGTTGATCGTTCCTTCAACGCCATTACCATTGACGGCGATACCTCCACCAACGACACCTGTCTGCTGATGGCCAACGGCGCAGCCGGGACAGCGGTCATCACAGCCGGCTCGCCAGAGGCTGAGGAATTTGCCCGGTTGCTTGATGAGGTGCTGCTGGAGCTGGCCAAGCTGATTGTCAGGGACGGCGAAGGCGCCACCAAATTTGTGGAGATCAGGATCAGCGGTGCTGCGTCTGATGCCGATGCCAAGCAGGCTGCCATGGCGGTTGCCAACTCATCGCTGGTTAAGACCGCCTTTTTCGGGCAGGATGCAAACTGGGGGCGGATCTTTGCGGCAGTGGGCTATTCAGGAGCCAAGGTCGATCCTGATCTGTTGGCACTCTGGTTTGATGATGTCTGTATGGCCAGAGCCGGTGTCTTCAGCGGTGGTGATGCCGAGGCCCAAGGCACCGAAGTGTTACGAAAAAAAGAGTTTCGCGTGCAGGTCGATCTTGGACTGGGACAGGGGAGTGCAACGGTCTACACCTCTGACCTGTCCCATGAATACGTCAGTATCAACGCAGATTATCGTACCTGA
- the secA gene encoding preprotein translocase subunit SecA, with translation MLSTLIRKVIGSKNERELKRLWPIVAKINSLEPQMQALSDEELRGKTAEFKERYSKGESLDALLPEAFAVCREGGRRELGMRHFDVQLIGGMTLHAGKIAEMKTGEGKTLVATLAAYLNAISGKGVHVVTVNDYLARRDSEWMGRLYGFLGLTTGVIVHGLDDEQRRANYAADITYGTNNEFGFDYLRDNMKFSLDDYVQRGFNFAVVDEVDSILIDEARTPLIISGPTEESTDKYYVINQIIPRLEQGEVKEVEANTLSGKKKVYTGDFTIDEKAKSATLTEQGVSKVEKLLKIENLYDPRNIETLHHVNQALRAHAMYRRDVDYVVKDGEVLIVDEFTGRLMPGRRWSDGLHQAVEAKEGVRIESENQTLATITFQNYFRMYAKLSGMTGTADTEAEEFHKIYKLDVTVIPTNRPLLRPDYPDVIYKTEQEKFAAVISDIKEHYEKGQPCLVGTISIEKSEVLSELLRKQGIPHFVLNAKQHEKEAEIVAQAGRKKAITIATNMAGRGTDIVLGGNPDSLLKQWRLANPEATAEQAAAMLEQYRQQCAAEHDEVVALGGLHIIGTERHESRRIDNQLRGRSGRQGDPGSSRFYLSLQDDLLRIFGSERVAKIMDFLKIEEGEAITHAMINKSIENAQKKVEAHNFEIRKHLIDYDDVMNKQREVIYTQRREILAGEDIRESFLEMLDDTISDIVKAYAFEKDAPLEWDWESLSETVFRCFSIQLELSREMIARLNADGLQKMLQEQAHESIKRRADELGDELMDHLIRVVMLQAIDVHWKDHLLNIDHLKEGIGLRSYGQKDPKQEYKKEAYQLFMEMIIRIREETVEKVFWVQIEKEEDIEELEEEQVERSRKMFKAITVNDDEHPAEPAKSQKNAGRNEPCPCGSGKKYKKCCGK, from the coding sequence ATGCTCAGTACCCTGATTCGCAAGGTTATCGGCAGCAAGAATGAACGTGAATTGAAACGGCTCTGGCCGATTGTGGCAAAGATAAACAGCCTTGAACCCCAGATGCAGGCCTTGTCCGATGAGGAGTTGCGGGGCAAGACTGCAGAGTTTAAGGAACGCTACAGCAAGGGTGAGTCCCTTGACGCCCTGCTGCCGGAAGCGTTTGCGGTCTGCCGCGAGGGTGGGCGCCGTGAGCTGGGGATGCGGCACTTTGATGTGCAGCTGATCGGCGGTATGACCCTGCATGCCGGCAAGATTGCCGAGATGAAGACCGGCGAGGGGAAGACCCTGGTGGCAACCCTGGCCGCCTACCTGAATGCGATCTCGGGCAAGGGCGTGCATGTAGTGACGGTGAACGACTACCTGGCCAGGCGTGACTCGGAGTGGATGGGGCGGCTCTACGGTTTTCTGGGGCTGACCACCGGCGTGATTGTCCATGGGCTGGATGATGAACAGCGCCGTGCAAACTACGCTGCCGATATCACCTATGGCACCAACAATGAATTCGGTTTTGACTATCTGCGTGACAACATGAAGTTTTCGCTGGATGACTATGTCCAGCGCGGCTTCAATTTTGCCGTTGTCGATGAGGTTGACTCGATCCTGATCGATGAGGCCCGTACGCCGTTGATCATCTCCGGCCCGACCGAGGAATCTACTGACAAGTATTACGTCATCAACCAGATCATTCCGCGCCTGGAGCAGGGTGAGGTCAAGGAGGTTGAGGCCAATACCCTGTCCGGCAAGAAAAAGGTCTACACCGGCGACTTCACGATTGATGAAAAGGCCAAGAGTGCCACCCTGACTGAACAGGGGGTCTCAAAGGTCGAAAAACTGCTCAAGATCGAAAACCTGTATGATCCCCGCAATATCGAGACACTGCACCATGTCAACCAGGCCCTGCGCGCCCATGCCATGTATCGCCGGGATGTTGACTATGTGGTCAAGGATGGCGAGGTACTGATTGTTGACGAATTTACCGGCCGCCTGATGCCCGGCCGGCGCTGGTCCGACGGTCTGCACCAGGCGGTTGAGGCCAAGGAAGGGGTGCGGATCGAGAGCGAGAACCAGACCCTGGCCACCATCACCTTCCAGAACTACTTCCGGATGTATGCCAAGCTGTCCGGTATGACCGGCACCGCCGATACCGAGGCGGAGGAGTTCCACAAGATCTACAAGCTGGATGTGACGGTGATCCCCACCAACCGTCCCCTGCTGCGACCGGACTATCCGGATGTGATCTACAAGACCGAACAGGAGAAGTTCGCCGCAGTAATCAGCGATATCAAGGAACATTATGAAAAAGGACAGCCCTGTCTGGTGGGCACCATCTCGATTGAAAAGTCCGAGGTACTGTCTGAGCTGCTGCGCAAGCAGGGTATTCCCCACTTTGTCCTGAACGCCAAGCAGCATGAGAAAGAGGCTGAAATCGTGGCTCAGGCCGGTCGCAAAAAGGCGATCACCATCGCCACCAACATGGCGGGCCGTGGTACCGACATCGTGCTGGGGGGCAACCCGGACAGCCTGCTGAAACAGTGGCGCCTGGCCAACCCTGAAGCCACAGCAGAACAGGCGGCTGCCATGCTGGAACAGTACCGGCAGCAGTGTGCCGCAGAGCATGACGAGGTGGTGGCCCTGGGTGGTCTGCATATCATCGGCACCGAGCGCCATGAGTCCCGCCGGATTGACAACCAGTTGCGGGGCCGCTCCGGTCGTCAGGGCGACCCCGGCTCGTCCCGGTTTTATCTCTCGCTGCAGGATGACCTGCTGCGGATCTTCGGTTCCGAGCGGGTGGCCAAGATCATGGACTTCCTCAAGATAGAAGAGGGAGAGGCAATTACCCACGCCATGATCAATAAGTCGATCGAGAATGCCCAGAAAAAGGTGGAGGCCCACAACTTCGAGATCCGTAAACACCTGATCGACTACGATGACGTCATGAACAAGCAGCGTGAGGTGATCTACACCCAGCGTCGCGAGATCCTGGCCGGTGAGGATATCCGTGAGAGCTTCCTTGAGATGCTGGACGACACCATCAGTGATATCGTCAAGGCCTATGCCTTTGAAAAGGATGCGCCGCTTGAGTGGGACTGGGAGTCGCTCTCGGAGACGGTCTTCCGTTGTTTTTCCATACAGCTGGAGCTGTCCCGTGAGATGATTGCCCGCCTGAATGCCGACGGCCTGCAGAAGATGCTGCAGGAACAGGCCCATGAATCCATCAAACGCAGGGCCGATGAGCTGGGCGATGAACTGATGGATCACCTGATCCGGGTCGTCATGCTGCAGGCTATTGACGTACACTGGAAGGATCACCTGCTGAATATCGACCACCTCAAGGAAGGGATCGGGCTGCGCAGCTACGGCCAGAAGGATCCCAAGCAGGAGTACAAGAAAGAGGCCTATCAACTCTTCATGGAGATGATCATCCGGATCCGTGAGGAAACGGTCGAAAAGGTCTTCTGGGTACAGATTGAAAAAGAAGAGGATATTGAGGAGCTGGAAGAAGAACAGGTGGAACGCAGCCGCAAGATGTTCAAGGCCATCACGGTCAACGATGACGAACATCCTGCCGAGCCTGCCAAGAGCCAGAAGAATGCGGGCCGGAATGAACCCTGTCCGTGCGGTAGCGGCAAAAAATATAAAAAATGCTGCGGCAAGTGA